The stretch of DNA TAAATTTGTCAAACGCTTCATTTCAGAAAAAGGAAAAGCGATTTGTTTGATTTCTGGTTGCTGATAACCAACAACCTTCGTCTTGGATACCTCACCACCGCAAAGGCGTAAAACTAATTCTGTTGCAATCTCAAGCCCTTTTTCCATAAAAGTCGGATCAACACCTCGCTCAAACCGATAACGCGCATCACTGATAATTCCTAATGCACGTCCCGTCTGCGCAATACTCTTTGAATCCCAAAGTGCTGACTCAATAATAACCCGACGCGTCTTCTCATCACAGCTCGTTCTTTCACCACCCATAATACCGGCAATCGAAACAACTCCCTCTTCATCTGCGATGACACAATCTTTGACACCCAAATTATAGATTTTTCCATTAAGCGCTTGAAGTTGTTCACCTCCACGACCACGACATACACTTAAATTCCCTTTAATCTTATCTGCATCAAAAACATGAAGCGGACGACCAAGATCAAAGCTTATGTAATTGGTCATATCGACCAACGCATTAATAGGTCTCAAACCAATTGCACTCAAACGCCGCTGCATCCATTGCGGTGACGCCCCATTTTGAACATTACGTACTTCACGCCAAGCAAAACCTAAACATAGCGATGAGCCTTGCGAAAAATCTAAAGAAACATGAAGCGGTGTTTCAAAAGAAGCGTCAAATTGTGGCAACGATAATTCTTTTAATCGCCCGATTCCAGTAGCAGCTAAATCACGCGCAATACCGCGAACACCTGTACAATCAGAACGATTGGGAGTTAAACCAATATCAATGACTGGATCATCTAAACCTGCATAAGCAGCGAATGAACCTCCTATAGTCGCATCCTCTGGGAGTTCGATAATCCCATCATGCTCACTTGATAATTCAAGCTCTGCTTGTGAACACATCATCCCGAAACTTTCAACCCCACGAATTTTTCCTACAGACAAGGTCACATCAAGTCCCGGCACATAAGTGCCTGGCAATGCAAGAACACCAACAAGTCCAGCACGCGCATTTGGTGCCCCACAGACAATTTGCATAGGCGTACCAGACCCCGTATCTACCGATAAAATCTGTAATTTATCTGCGTCAGGATGTTTTGTTGCTGTTAAAACTTTTGCAATCACAAAACCTTTTAAAGAAGAACGGTCATCAACATGATCAACCTCAAGACCAATCGCCGTTAGTTTATCGCAAATTTCATTCAAAGATGCATCTGTCTCTAAGTGATCTTTCAACCAAGACAATGTAAATTTCATTTTAAAACCTCACATCAACGCTATGATAAGATCACACATTATTTAAAGCAGGAAAAAAAGCAGGTATATCAAAACAACGAAAGCCGTAATGATCTAACCAACGCAAATCAGCATCAAAAAAAGCCCGCAAATCAGGCATACCGTATTTCAACATGGCAATGCGATCAATACCCATTCCCCACGCAAATCCCTGATATTCATCGGGATCTAAACCAACATTCTTCAATACATTAGGATGCACCATTCCGCATCCTAAGATTTCCAGCCAATCTTGTCCTTCACCGAATTTTACTTCTGAACCAGAACGGTCACACTGGATATCCACTTCCATAGATGGTTCGGTAAAAGGAAAAAAAGAGGGACGAAAACGCATCTTCACAGATGAAACTTCAAAAAAAGCTTTACAAAAAGTCTCATGAAGCCACATCATATGTGCAATGGTAGAGGTTTTATCAATCACAAGACCTTCCACCTGATGAAACATTGGTGAATGAGTCGCATCTGAATCCATACGGTAAGTTTTTCCAGGAATAATGATACGTATGGGTGCTTTTTGTTTTTCCATCGTACGAATTTGCACGGGTGATGTATGGGTGCGCAATAATTTGCGCTCTCCTGCTTTATTGACATCAAAAAAGAAGGTATCATGCATTTCGCGCGCTGGATGACCTTCAGGGAAATTCAATGCCGTAAAATTGTAATAATCTGTTTCAATATCTGGTCCTTCCGCAAGTGAAAAACCCATATTCGTGTAAATAGCTATAATTTCTTCAATCACCTGTGAGATAGGATGAATACGCCCCCGTTCTATAGGTGAAGAACGAACAGGTAAGGTTACATCAACCGTTTCGCTAGAAAGGCGCGAATCCATTGCTTGCTTTTTAAGAAGATCACGTTTTTGCGTCCATAACTCTAAAACACGATTTTTTAACCCATTAAGAGCAGGCCCCATTTTATGACGTTCTTCAGCGCTCATCTTCCCTAATGTTTTTAATTTTTCAGAGATGCTCCCTTTTTTGCCTAACGCCGCAATACGCACTGCTTCAAGTTCCTGTTCATCACCCGCTGCTTCTAAAGCTAAACAAATTTCTTGTTCCAGACGCTCAATATCGCTCATCTTTTTGCCTATGTTTTTAATAAAAAAAAACCCGCACTCGTAAAAACCAGTACGGGACCCTGAATAAATGAATGCTTTAAGAGAACACGACTGGCTTACTTGACAGCGCTTTCAAAAGCATTAGGCGTCGTGTCTTGTAAATATTCCAAAGCCTTCTTTGCACAGGCTACTAAAGTAGAAAACGCTTCTGTTTCGTGAACTGCTATATCTGAAAGAACTTTACGATCAACCTCAATACCAGCCTTCGATAAACCATCAATAAAACGCGCATAAGTCAAACCTTCTGCACGAACAGCGGCATTAATCCTCTGAATCCACAAAGCACGGAAAGTACGTTTCCTATTTTTGCGATCACGATAAGCGTACTGCTTTGAACGATCAACCGCCGCTTTAGCTGCACGAATAGTATTTTTGCGCCGACCGTAAAAACCTTCAGCTTGTTTCAAAACCTTTTTGTGCTTAGCGTGCGCTGTCACACCTCTTTTTACACGTGCCATGTAATAATCTCCTAAAAATCAAAAGCGTAAGGTTTAAAAACCATTTGGCAAATAATACTGAACGACTTTTTTGGCATCTTGTTCGCATAAAACCATCGTTCCACGCGCATCGCGAATAAATTTATTTGAACGCTTAATCATACCGTGACGTTTGCCTGCAGCTGTTACTTTAACTTTGCCTGACGCAGTGATTTTAAATCGCTTCTTAGCGGACGACTTGGTCTTCATCTTGGGCATTTTGCTACTCCATACAATTTTATTCATTCAAGTGGATTCATTACATTCAAGCGGACTAACGCTTGAACAAGCATTCAAACAGCCACGGCATGCCCTGCCGGGCGGCTCTGATAGCGTTTTCATAAGCTAGTATACACGAAATAGCAAGACCATATCAAAAAAAAATCGGAGGCCCATTGCCTTGAACTTCAACCAAAGGTGCTGGAATTGCATTTGTTTTGATGGCTGCTTTACACAGATCAGCAATAATACATTGCGTACATTGTACTTTACGGGCTTGGCAAATATAACGCCCATGTAAAATAAGCCAATGATGCGCATGACGAATATAATGCACTGGTATAATCTTTAGTAACTTTTCTTCAACAATCTCTGGTGTTTTGCCAGACGCTAAACCAAGGCGGTTTCCAAGGCGAAAAATATGCGTATCCACCGCCAGTGTAGACTGACCAAAAGCAACACTCAAAACAACATTAGCCGTTTTTCGCCCTACTCCAGGAAGTGCCATAAGTGCTTCACGTTTATCAGGCACTTGACCACCATAGTGATCAATTAAAAAGTTGCAAAGTGCATAAACATTACGCGCTTTTGCACGCCAAAGACCAATTGTACGAATATGGCGTGCAATTTCTTCTTCTCCTAATGCAACCATTTTTTCCGGTTGATCAGCGAGGCGAAACAATTCCTTTGTCGCTTTATTAACGCTCGTATCTGTAGCTTGAGCCGAAAGAACAACCGCAACCAAAAGAGTAAAAACATTGGTATAGATAAGATCACTCTTAGGAAGCGGGCGTTGAACAGAAAAACGACGAAATATTTCTTCAATTTCGTCTTTGCTATATAATATTTTGACAGATTTTCGTGTCTGTAATAATTTTATTTTTCTTTGAATCATTGAACACTTTTATCTTCTCTCTTGAAGTTATCATCCACACTCGCCATATTGAGGGGGATGTAGCGAGTACTTTGTTATAGAGCTTGGTTAAGTAGAGCCGCTTTGAAGAGGACACTCACAATGACACATGTGACGCCTTTCTCCAATCCCTTTCTTTTAGGATTTGAAACGATAGAAAAAACATTGCGACGTATTGGTAAAGCTGATGAGGCTTATCCAGCCTATAATATTGAACGTTTGCACAAAAACGATGACACAAACCATATACGCATAACTTTGGCTGTTGCTGGATTTAAAGTCAATAACCTTAGTATCTTGCTCGATGACAATCAACTGATCATTCATGGTAAACAAACAGATAGTCAAAATCATCAATATTTATATCGCGGTATAGCCGCACGCCAATTTCAACGCATCTTTGTTCTCGCTGAAGGAATGCATGTTACAAATGCCGAGTTGAAAAATGGTCTCTTATCAATTAACCTACATCAACCAAAATCAAAAAAACAAACGGTACAGATTCCGATCAACTGTAGTAGTGGCGAGTAATACAAATTAAGGCGTAAAGGAGTAGTGAAATGGGAGAGCACAAACAGAACCTGCCGTTGCAAGATACAGCCCACTCTGATACGGGGCAAATTGCTTATTTGAAAAAGGTTTGTACAGATGATCTGGCTAAAAACTTTCCAGATCTTCCACCAATGACCCCAGGCATTACAATATGGGCTCTTTTTGGTGAAACAGGCTATCCAATCATTTTATCCGACGAGCGTTCTATCGCTCTTGCAGGAGCTAATGAGCATGAGCTACAAATTGTGACTCTGCACTAGATTGTTGCACCAAAAATAATGAAAGCATCTTTATGAAGCTATCAATATTGTATAGGAAAGCACAACAATAAACCTTTGTATGGGTAAATTGGAAGCAGATCATTCCAGTGAGGTATCGTAATTTTTTTAATAAAAAAGCGCAGTTGTATCTAACTTTCTACTATCCCTCTCACACTATCAATCTTTTGAGCGATGGTATCTGCTTTTTCTTTTCTTTGATATTCTACTGTCTTGTTTCTATAAAAAGAGATCTTTGTTGATTGATACTCTTTGAATCTATTCTGTTATCGGCATTTATAGTGAACTATTTATCTCTTGAGAGAGCATTTCTTTTTAATAAAGGTTTTGATAAAAAAATCCTCCCCATAATATTCTTAAATGCATTGGAAGATTCCTAGTCATCTGGATTTATTCAACTCGTGTAATCAGAAAAACCATACTTGTTCACTCGAGGCATAATAAATTCTGTGTTTAAGTCTATTCCAAAACCAATCTAATCCTTGCTTGCAGATATCCTCCTTTAACGCCACCCACATGCCTTTAATTGTTGTTCATATTGTCTAGATATTCTTGCCATGCGCTGTGCCGCTTGTGCAAGTGCGCTACTACTTGCTTGCCCTCTACTGCGCGCATAAGCACCATGCCCCATATGATAATTTAAATAAAGGCTATACGCATCATCAAACCTCACACCATTGCGTTGGACACTTTGGCGATGGTACCAAGCAACAAAATCAGCGGCATCTGCAAAATTAGTCCGCCATGCAAAAGACCGTCCCGTAGAA from Bartonella taylorii encodes:
- the rplT gene encoding 50S ribosomal protein L20: MARVKRGVTAHAKHKKVLKQAEGFYGRRKNTIRAAKAAVDRSKQYAYRDRKNRKRTFRALWIQRINAAVRAEGLTYARFIDGLSKAGIEVDRKVLSDIAVHETEAFSTLVACAKKALEYLQDTTPNAFESAVK
- the pheS gene encoding phenylalanine--tRNA ligase subunit alpha, which encodes MSDIERLEQEICLALEAAGDEQELEAVRIAALGKKGSISEKLKTLGKMSAEERHKMGPALNGLKNRVLELWTQKRDLLKKQAMDSRLSSETVDVTLPVRSSPIERGRIHPISQVIEEIIAIYTNMGFSLAEGPDIETDYYNFTALNFPEGHPAREMHDTFFFDVNKAGERKLLRTHTSPVQIRTMEKQKAPIRIIIPGKTYRMDSDATHSPMFHQVEGLVIDKTSTIAHMMWLHETFCKAFFEVSSVKMRFRPSFFPFTEPSMEVDIQCDRSGSEVKFGEGQDWLEILGCGMVHPNVLKNVGLDPDEYQGFAWGMGIDRIAMLKYGMPDLRAFFDADLRWLDHYGFRCFDIPAFFPALNNV
- the nth gene encoding endonuclease III, with the protein product MIQRKIKLLQTRKSVKILYSKDEIEEIFRRFSVQRPLPKSDLIYTNVFTLLVAVVLSAQATDTSVNKATKELFRLADQPEKMVALGEEEIARHIRTIGLWRAKARNVYALCNFLIDHYGGQVPDKREALMALPGVGRKTANVVLSVAFGQSTLAVDTHIFRLGNRLGLASGKTPEIVEEKLLKIIPVHYIRHAHHWLILHGRYICQARKVQCTQCIIADLCKAAIKTNAIPAPLVEVQGNGPPIFF
- a CDS encoding DUF1150 family protein codes for the protein MGEHKQNLPLQDTAHSDTGQIAYLKKVCTDDLAKNFPDLPPMTPGITIWALFGETGYPIILSDERSIALAGANEHELQIVTLH
- the rpmI gene encoding 50S ribosomal protein L35, which gives rise to MPKMKTKSSAKKRFKITASGKVKVTAAGKRHGMIKRSNKFIRDARGTMVLCEQDAKKVVQYYLPNGF
- the pheT gene encoding phenylalanine--tRNA ligase subunit beta, whose amino-acid sequence is MKFTLSWLKDHLETDASLNEICDKLTAIGLEVDHVDDRSSLKGFVIAKVLTATKHPDADKLQILSVDTGSGTPMQIVCGAPNARAGLVGVLALPGTYVPGLDVTLSVGKIRGVESFGMMCSQAELELSSEHDGIIELPEDATIGGSFAAYAGLDDPVIDIGLTPNRSDCTGVRGIARDLAATGIGRLKELSLPQFDASFETPLHVSLDFSQGSSLCLGFAWREVRNVQNGASPQWMQRRLSAIGLRPINALVDMTNYISFDLGRPLHVFDADKIKGNLSVCRGRGGEQLQALNGKIYNLGVKDCVIADEEGVVSIAGIMGGERTSCDEKTRRVIIESALWDSKSIAQTGRALGIISDARYRFERGVDPTFMEKGLEIATELVLRLCGGEVSKTKVVGYQQPEIKQIAFPFSEMKRLTNLEIERERAITILIQLGFCIEGEGDVVTVKVPTWRPDIADKADLVEEVMRIYGLDKIKPIPLADFTAGKGPVLTGAQVHSRVARLALAHRGMKEAVTWSFISESQAFAFGGGQEQLKLVNPISADMSVMRPSLLPSLLMAAQRNADRGFPDLALFEVSSIYEGDTPDKQQCVAGGIRRGTERFEGAGRFWHGDAATVDVFDAKADALAVLEACGMDIGKIQIEVGAPNWYHPGRSGLMKLGAKIILGFFGVFHPATLEKLDVSGPLCGFEIFLDKIPEFKKKVTKSRSPLKLSPFQIVRRDFAFVVDKTVASSLIVRAASGADKKLIHSVQVFDIFEDSSLGEDKKSVAIEVAIQPIERTLTDEDLEELALKVVENVTKVTDACLRC
- a CDS encoding Hsp20 family protein; the protein is MTHVTPFSNPFLLGFETIEKTLRRIGKADEAYPAYNIERLHKNDDTNHIRITLAVAGFKVNNLSILLDDNQLIIHGKQTDSQNHQYLYRGIAARQFQRIFVLAEGMHVTNAELKNGLLSINLHQPKSKKQTVQIPINCSSGE